A region of Shewanella psychromarinicola DNA encodes the following proteins:
- a CDS encoding sensor histidine kinase — protein MRSLSTHLVNTMTYVVSAILILVFLAIDISIDNWVDVEFDSALTDKSNYLKTLVKVTKNGTEFDFAGEFMPEFGISTKASFFQLWQGDAVFERSESLSQFPDMDLLKQDLPLNSEIFADVVLPDGRDGRAMVSYFEPQVPSNSSILPSKIEPMWLTIAIATTDLTQISVIIDSSLAIGLLLVIVLIRWAVVKVIYRGLMPLNELNLALKNVDVTQKHIPLSSHFERYTEIEPIRNELNKFIQLSQQYLQTEKRITADIAHELKTPISELISLSEIYIRYPDDQRIGVSYKQDVLNISLRMKTIVNNLLLLQQASSENINLHRQHIYINALMDQIVDELAFKFATIHSRLNIDNRASNDHCFADEFSLHLILSNLFDNALYYSPSDSAIQICLVSDDQGLTISVENQLVTAIKANDLQRLTLPLFQTERSRSNSERHGLGLAIVENIAKLNGFEFYFTLVSSDKIRFSLHIPAIADG, from the coding sequence GACATATGTGGTCTCAGCGATTTTAATTTTAGTGTTTCTTGCCATTGATATCAGCATAGATAACTGGGTTGATGTTGAATTTGACAGTGCTCTCACCGATAAGTCTAATTACCTAAAAACATTAGTAAAAGTGACTAAAAATGGCACAGAGTTTGATTTTGCAGGTGAGTTTATGCCCGAATTTGGCATCTCAACGAAAGCGAGTTTTTTCCAGTTATGGCAAGGCGATGCAGTTTTTGAGCGTTCGGAGTCGTTAAGCCAGTTTCCAGATATGGATTTATTAAAACAAGACCTGCCATTAAACAGTGAAATCTTTGCTGATGTGGTGTTACCAGATGGCAGAGATGGTCGCGCTATGGTGTCTTATTTTGAGCCGCAAGTTCCTAGCAATAGCTCAATACTACCGAGTAAAATTGAGCCTATGTGGCTCACTATTGCGATTGCTACCACAGATTTAACCCAGATTTCGGTGATCATTGATTCTAGTTTAGCGATTGGTTTATTGCTGGTGATTGTGTTGATCCGTTGGGCTGTGGTTAAGGTCATTTATCGGGGATTAATGCCACTTAACGAATTAAATCTGGCGTTAAAAAACGTCGATGTAACCCAAAAACACATCCCATTATCGTCGCATTTTGAGCGTTATACTGAGATTGAGCCAATACGCAACGAACTGAATAAGTTTATTCAGTTAAGCCAGCAATACTTACAAACAGAAAAGCGCATTACCGCCGATATTGCTCATGAATTGAAAACCCCTATCAGTGAATTGATCAGCTTAAGCGAGATCTACATTCGTTATCCAGATGATCAACGTATTGGTGTGAGTTATAAACAAGATGTACTCAATATTAGTTTACGGATGAAAACGATAGTCAATAATCTATTACTATTGCAACAAGCCTCATCTGAAAATATTAATCTCCATCGACAACATATCTATATTAACGCCTTGATGGATCAAATTGTTGATGAGTTAGCATTTAAGTTCGCGACTATCCATTCTCGCTTGAATATTGACAATCGAGCTTCCAATGATCACTGTTTTGCTGATGAGTTTTCTTTACACCTCATTCTAAGCAACTTATTTGATAATGCGCTCTACTACAGCCCATCAGACTCGGCGATTCAAATATGCTTAGTATCCGATGACCAAGGCTTAACGATAAGCGTTGAGAATCAATTGGTGACCGCCATCAAGGCTAATGATTTACAACGACTCACATTACCATTATTTCAAACCGAACGGTCGCGCTCAAATAGTGAACGTCATGGATTAGGATTGGCGATAGTGGAAAATATCGCTAAATTGAATGGGTTTGAATTTTACTTTACGTTGGTTTCCTCTGACAAAATTAGGTTTAGTCTGCACATCCCAGCAATCGCTGACGGCTAA